In Actinoplanes octamycinicus, the genomic window CCGGGCTCGCCGGCAGTCTCCGGCAGCACGGTGACGGCTTCGATGCCGGTCGGCGGGCCGGATTCCCCGGCGTCCCGGACGCCGTTGTAGTTGGCGTCGAACCACACCGTGCCGCGCACCACGGCACCGGCGATCACGGCGACCGAGGTGCGGGCCGTGTTGTTGGCCAGTGTGGTCTCCGGAACGGTCGTGGAGACGGTCGCGGTCAGCGCCGAGCTGTCCCCGGGCGCCAGGCCGGTCAGGGTCGCGGCGAAGGTGACCGGCTCGCTGACCTGGCCGGGCAGCAGCGGCGCGTGTGAGCAGCGCCAGCCGGCCGAGCCGTCGGTCGCGCCGTCGCCGGACGTGCACTCCCAGCCGTCCGACCACGGCTCCGCACCGGTCATCCCGGCCGGGACCGCGGCGACCACGGTGAGGTCGCCGGACACCACGTTGCCGCTGTTGCGCACGGTTGTCGTCAGCCGGGCCTGCTCGCCGGGCAGCAACTCCTGCGCGGTGCCGGCGGGGTCGACCGCGAGGTCCGCGACGCCGGCGACGTAGCCGATCACCGCCCGGGCGCTGTTGTCGGCGGTCGACGACTCGGGGCCGCCGGAGACGGTCGCGGTGACGGTGCCCGTGTCACCCGCGGTGCCCGCCGGCAGCACGAGCGGCAGCCGCAACGTCGGGGCGACCGTCGCGGCGGCCAGCGGGGTGTGGCCGCAGGTCGCCGCGGGCAGGTCGCAGGTCCAGCCCGCCGGGACGGTCGCTCCGTCGGTGGCGAACTCGGCGCCGGCCGGGAGCGCGAACCGGACCACGGCGCTCTGGGCGGCCCGGGAGCCGTCGTTGCGCAGGTCGACGGTCAGCGTCGTCCCGCCACCGGGCGCCGGGACCGAGGCCGGGTCGGCGGTCATGGTGAGAACGAGGTTCGCCCGGGCCGGTGCCGCGCCGGCCGGTGCCGCGGGGA contains:
- a CDS encoding SdrD B-like domain-containing protein → MLRNLSLAGALALLGILLPAAPAGAAPARANLVLTMTADPASVPAPGGGTTLTVDLRNDGSRAAQSAVVRFALPAGAEFATDGATVPAGWTCDLPAATCGHTPLAAATVAPTLRLPLVLPAGTAGDTGTVTATVSGGPESSTADNSARAVIGYVAGVADLAVDPAGTAQELLPGEQARLTTTVRNSGNVVSGDLTVVAAVPAGMTGAEPWSDGWECTSGDGATDGSAGWRCSHAPLLPGQVSEPVTFAATLTGLAPGDSSALTATVSTTVPETTLANNTARTSVAVIAGAVVRGTVWFDANYNGVRDAGESGPPTGIEAVTVLPETAGEPGYAATVEADGTYRAYVRAGAYRVEFQVRNPYEFIDSPDSDLADHWNDTGGWTNLGHTAWFTVATGGEVVLDAGVN